A window of Rufibacter sp. LB8 contains these coding sequences:
- a CDS encoding FkbM family methyltransferase — protein MFNFIKRKLQKHQLKRTFQEYGAQVKTFQLPHDGAVHYAQWLHPFEGEKEINAQEVAFIRQFIQPGDLALDIGAHTGDTAVPMALACGKTGTLLALEPNPYVFKILQQNAALNPEKTNIVPLNFAATATDGPVVFHYSDASFCNGGDPGRINKKQHAYTLEVTGKNLLSYLQANYAHLLPRFTFLKVDAEGYDKEIVRSLQPLLAQFHPTILGECYHALSKEERTDYFNLLTGLGYQLYRLEGLFSHSMTKIETPAQMLDKKHFDFLAVVE, from the coding sequence ATGTTCAACTTTATAAAGCGCAAGCTGCAGAAGCACCAACTCAAGAGAACGTTCCAGGAATATGGCGCGCAGGTCAAGACGTTCCAACTCCCCCATGACGGTGCCGTGCACTACGCCCAGTGGCTGCACCCGTTTGAGGGCGAAAAGGAAATCAATGCCCAGGAAGTGGCCTTCATCCGGCAATTCATACAGCCCGGCGATCTTGCCCTTGACATTGGCGCGCACACCGGCGACACGGCAGTGCCCATGGCGCTGGCCTGCGGGAAAACCGGCACCTTGCTGGCGCTGGAACCCAACCCTTACGTATTCAAGATTCTGCAGCAGAATGCGGCGCTCAACCCAGAGAAAACCAACATCGTTCCACTTAACTTCGCCGCTACTGCCACAGACGGACCCGTGGTGTTCCATTACTCAGACGCCTCGTTCTGCAACGGCGGCGACCCCGGCCGCATCAACAAGAAGCAGCATGCCTACACGCTGGAGGTAACCGGCAAGAACCTGCTTTCTTACCTGCAGGCCAACTATGCGCATCTCTTGCCCCGCTTCACCTTTCTCAAAGTAGACGCCGAAGGCTATGACAAGGAGATAGTACGCAGCCTGCAGCCCTTGCTGGCCCAGTTCCACCCCACCATCCTGGGTGAATGCTACCATGCCTTGTCTAAAGAAGAGCGCACCGACTATTTTAACCTGCTCACCGGCCTGGGTTACCAACTTTACCGCCTGGAAGGCTTGTTCAGCCATTCTATGACAAAGATTGAGACGCCCGCCCAGATGCTAGACAAGAAGCATTTTGATTTTCTGGCAGTGGTGGAATA
- a CDS encoding SDR family NAD(P)-dependent oxidoreductase — MKNYLIIGGSSGIGQALTQLLAAEGHRVFGTYFQNEPQTGSAGVTFHPLDVLADTLDLSFLPETLDGVAYCPGSVNLLPFARIKPEAFVQDFQLQVGGAIKVLQAVLPRLKAAGFASVVFFSTVAVQTGFTFHAQVAASKGAIEGLTRALAAELAPTIRVNAVAPSITDTPLAAKFLNTEDKKQANAQRHPLKKIGSPEDVASAALFLLTDKSSWMTGQILAIDGGMSSIR, encoded by the coding sequence ATGAAAAATTACTTAATCATAGGCGGCTCCTCCGGCATTGGTCAGGCATTAACCCAACTACTGGCTGCAGAAGGACACCGCGTTTTTGGTACCTATTTCCAAAATGAACCCCAAACTGGAAGTGCTGGTGTCACCTTTCATCCCTTAGACGTATTGGCCGACACACTGGATCTTTCCTTTCTACCGGAAACGCTGGACGGCGTGGCGTACTGCCCGGGCAGTGTGAATTTGCTGCCCTTCGCGCGCATAAAACCAGAGGCGTTTGTGCAGGATTTCCAGTTGCAGGTGGGCGGGGCTATCAAAGTGTTGCAGGCGGTGCTGCCGCGGTTAAAGGCAGCCGGTTTTGCCTCGGTGGTGTTCTTCTCTACGGTGGCGGTGCAGACAGGCTTTACCTTTCATGCGCAGGTGGCAGCATCTAAAGGTGCTATTGAAGGACTGACCCGCGCTCTGGCAGCGGAGTTAGCGCCCACTATACGCGTGAACGCCGTGGCGCCCTCTATCACAGACACGCCCCTGGCCGCCAAATTCCTGAACACCGAAGACAAGAAACAAGCCAATGCCCAGCGCCACCCGCTCAAGAAAATTGGTTCGCCAGAAGACGTGGCTTCGGCCGCCTTGTTTCTATTAACCGATAAATCATCTTGGATGACCGGACAAATTCTGGCGATAGATGGCGGCATGTCCAGCATCAGATAA
- a CDS encoding DEAD/DEAH box helicase, giving the protein MKVFTTQPFQVVYSLFEHEYLGYLFESFVVQVNSKRQLTLQHQNISSKNAAEFSARLNETDYQLIELMDQIQQDAVFKKFAVKKTTLADFFFKTYDPAKGDKLLQESIEHYVQGRMSKILDLLQDKMVFVMGKDGEPTWKKLQMATEKATVLFHFRRNDENTHYFPTIKYKGELLEFQYKNAVLVCKEPAWLLLNDVLYSFEKQVDGKKLQPFLNKKFIVVPRNVEESYYRKFVAPLVEQFDVFAKGFLIKSQRFVPQPQLLISELAMAEPAPVLFSTVGEDEEEERPKRGSSDGDKIVFQLQFQYGDYNLGTQESKKISVNVEKTEDSYVFYRLHRDLELERSFHRELASRGLEIRNGKAVVDKPKAFGWLNTYAKALEELGFTLQQSQTDKNYFIGETSVSVGISESNDWFDIYGTVKFGPYEIPFIKLRNHILTKRREYKLPNGQIAIIPEEWFTQYLELFAFSEGEDELKLRKHHLSLVSDLQNGNLASVTMSRKLEKLREFETVEDKPMPLGFKGELRPYQKAGYNWLHFVQEFHFGGCLADDMGLGKTVQTLAMLQHRKENGAQTASLLVMPTSLIYNWLAEAQKFTPQLRILTYTGTYRNKSVSQFKHYDLILTSYGIVRLDHQILQKYVFDYVILDESQAIKNPNSNTSISMRELKSKHRLILTGTPVENSTLDLWSQMSFINPGLLGTQNFFKKEFLRPIEKLKDEHKTRRLHALIKPFILRRHKSQVAKELPEKIEHVTYCKMTEEQEHAYEETKSYYRNKILKNIEEHGAAKSQFMLLQGLMKLRQIANHPRMADPNSEAESGKLGEVLRLTKNVVSKGHKVLIFSQFVKHLDIVRAALDERKIKYAYLDGSTKDRQAQVNNFQNDPKLPIFLISLKAGGVGLNLTAADYVFILDPWWNPAVEAQAIDRAHRIGQQNTVFTYKFITKNSVEEKILALQDKKLALVNDLISTDEAVIKKLTKEDIESLLT; this is encoded by the coding sequence ATGAAAGTATTCACCACGCAGCCTTTTCAAGTAGTTTATTCGCTCTTTGAGCATGAATACCTGGGCTATCTGTTTGAGTCTTTTGTGGTGCAAGTCAACTCTAAACGCCAGCTCACGCTCCAGCACCAGAACATCTCCAGCAAAAACGCCGCTGAGTTTTCGGCCCGCCTCAATGAAACCGACTATCAACTCATTGAGCTGATGGACCAGATTCAGCAGGACGCGGTGTTCAAGAAATTTGCCGTAAAGAAAACCACGCTGGCCGACTTCTTCTTCAAGACCTATGACCCCGCCAAAGGCGACAAGCTGCTGCAGGAAAGCATAGAGCATTACGTGCAGGGCCGCATGTCTAAGATTTTGGATTTGCTGCAGGACAAAATGGTGTTTGTGATGGGCAAAGACGGCGAACCTACCTGGAAGAAGCTGCAGATGGCCACTGAAAAAGCCACGGTTTTATTCCACTTCCGGCGCAACGACGAAAACACCCACTATTTCCCCACTATTAAGTACAAAGGTGAACTGCTGGAGTTTCAGTATAAAAATGCGGTGTTGGTCTGCAAAGAACCGGCCTGGCTGCTACTCAATGACGTGCTCTACAGTTTTGAGAAACAGGTAGATGGCAAGAAACTACAGCCGTTTCTGAACAAGAAATTCATTGTGGTGCCGCGCAACGTGGAGGAAAGCTATTACCGCAAGTTTGTGGCCCCGCTGGTAGAGCAGTTCGACGTGTTCGCCAAAGGTTTCCTGATAAAATCACAGCGCTTTGTGCCGCAGCCGCAGCTCCTGATTTCTGAACTGGCCATGGCAGAGCCCGCGCCTGTTTTGTTTTCTACCGTTGGCGAGGACGAAGAAGAGGAAAGGCCTAAGAGAGGTTCTTCAGACGGAGACAAAATTGTGTTCCAGCTGCAGTTCCAGTACGGCGACTACAATTTGGGCACGCAGGAATCTAAGAAAATCAGTGTGAACGTGGAGAAAACCGAAGACTCTTACGTGTTTTACCGCCTGCACCGTGACCTGGAACTTGAGCGCTCGTTTCACCGGGAACTGGCCAGCCGTGGCCTGGAAATTAGAAACGGAAAAGCGGTGGTAGACAAGCCCAAGGCGTTCGGGTGGCTGAATACTTACGCCAAGGCGCTGGAAGAACTGGGCTTCACGCTGCAGCAGAGCCAAACCGACAAGAACTATTTCATTGGCGAAACCAGCGTGAGCGTTGGCATCTCGGAGAGTAACGACTGGTTTGATATTTACGGAACGGTCAAATTCGGGCCGTATGAAATTCCGTTCATCAAGCTCCGGAACCACATTCTCACCAAGCGCCGCGAATACAAGCTGCCCAACGGCCAAATCGCCATCATCCCGGAGGAATGGTTTACGCAGTATCTGGAGCTCTTCGCGTTTTCTGAGGGCGAGGATGAACTGAAGCTTCGCAAGCACCACCTTTCTCTGGTAAGTGATTTGCAAAACGGAAACCTCGCCAGCGTGACCATGAGCCGCAAACTGGAGAAGCTCCGCGAGTTTGAGACCGTGGAAGACAAACCAATGCCGCTGGGCTTTAAAGGCGAACTCAGGCCGTACCAGAAAGCAGGCTATAACTGGCTTCATTTTGTGCAGGAATTCCACTTCGGGGGTTGTCTGGCCGATGACATGGGCTTGGGGAAAACTGTGCAGACCTTGGCCATGCTGCAACACCGCAAAGAGAACGGCGCGCAAACGGCCTCATTGCTGGTCATGCCCACGTCTTTGATTTACAATTGGCTGGCCGAGGCCCAGAAGTTTACGCCGCAGCTTCGTATTCTCACTTATACGGGCACGTACCGCAACAAAAGTGTGTCGCAGTTCAAGCACTATGACTTGATTCTGACCAGCTACGGAATTGTGCGCCTGGACCACCAAATCTTGCAGAAATACGTGTTTGACTACGTGATTCTGGACGAAAGCCAGGCCATCAAAAACCCCAATTCCAATACGTCCATCAGCATGCGCGAGCTCAAGTCCAAGCACCGCCTGATTTTGACCGGTACGCCCGTGGAGAACAGCACCCTGGATTTGTGGAGCCAGATGTCGTTCATCAATCCGGGCTTGTTGGGTACGCAGAATTTCTTCAAGAAAGAGTTTTTGCGGCCAATTGAAAAGCTGAAAGACGAACACAAAACCCGAAGACTGCACGCCTTGATAAAACCGTTCATTTTGCGCCGGCATAAAAGCCAGGTGGCCAAAGAACTTCCCGAGAAGATTGAGCACGTGACCTACTGCAAGATGACCGAAGAGCAGGAGCACGCCTACGAGGAAACCAAGTCTTACTACCGCAACAAGATTCTGAAGAACATTGAGGAGCACGGCGCGGCCAAAAGTCAGTTCATGCTCTTGCAGGGCTTGATGAAACTCAGGCAGATTGCCAACCACCCGCGCATGGCCGACCCTAACTCAGAAGCAGAATCTGGGAAGCTGGGCGAGGTGTTGCGTCTGACCAAGAACGTAGTCAGCAAAGGGCACAAGGTGTTAATCTTCAGCCAATTTGTGAAGCATTTAGACATTGTGCGCGCCGCCCTGGATGAACGTAAAATCAAGTACGCCTATCTGGATGGTTCCACCAAAGACCGCCAGGCGCAGGTCAACAACTTCCAGAATGACCCCAAACTGCCTATTTTTTTAATTTCGCTCAAAGCCGGGGGCGTGGGCCTCAACCTCACCGCCGCTGACTATGTGTTCATCCTAGACCCCTGGTGGAACCCCGCCGTAGAGGCCCAAGCCATTGACCGCGCCCACCGCATTGGGCAGCAGAACACCGTCTTCACCTACAAGTTCATCACTAAGAACAGCGTGGAAGAGAAAATCCTGGCCCTACAAGACAAGAAACTGGCTTTGGTGAATGACTTGATTTCTACGGATGAAGCCGTGATTAAAAAGCTCACCAAAGAAGATATTGAGAGTCTGTTGACGTAA
- a CDS encoding ABC-F family ATP-binding cassette domain-containing protein, with protein sequence MISVDAVTVEFNGSALFSNIGFNINETDRIALMGKNGAGKSTLLKIIAGVSKPTRGKVSAPKDAVIAYLPQHLLTKDESTVFEEASKAFGQILEMKRQMDDLNHQLETRTDYESDAYMKLIEDVSELSEKYYSIEEINFDAEVEKTLLGLGFLRSDFTRSTSEFSGGWRMRIELAKILLQKPDLILLDEPTNHLDIESVQWLEDFLVNNAKAVIVISHDKTFVDNITNRTIEVTMGRIYDYKVNYSQYLQLRKERREQQQRQFEDQAKEIADIQGFIDRFKGTYSKTLQVQSRVKMLEKIEIIQVDEVDTSALNLKFPPAPRSGNYPVIVEELTKKYGDHTVFKDASLTIERGEKIAFVGKNGEGKSTLIKAIMGEIDYEGKLQLGHNCMIGYFAQNQASLLDGELTIFQTIDQIAVGDMRTRIKDLLGAFMFSGDAVEKKVKMLSGGEKTRLAMIKLLLQPVNLLILDEPTNHLDIKTKDILKDALKSFDGTLILVSHDRDFLDGLATKVFEFGNKRIREHFEDINGFLRNKKMENLREIERTVAK encoded by the coding sequence ATGATCTCAGTTGACGCAGTAACCGTTGAGTTTAACGGCTCGGCCCTTTTCAGCAACATTGGCTTCAATATCAATGAAACCGACCGCATAGCCCTCATGGGCAAGAACGGCGCTGGTAAATCTACCCTCCTTAAAATCATTGCCGGCGTGAGCAAACCCACGCGCGGCAAAGTGTCAGCGCCCAAAGACGCGGTGATTGCCTATTTACCGCAGCACTTGCTTACCAAAGACGAGAGTACCGTTTTTGAGGAAGCGTCCAAGGCGTTCGGGCAGATTCTGGAGATGAAACGCCAGATGGATGACCTCAACCACCAGCTGGAAACCCGCACCGACTACGAGTCTGACGCCTACATGAAACTCATTGAGGACGTCTCTGAGCTGAGCGAAAAATACTACTCCATTGAGGAAATCAACTTTGACGCTGAGGTGGAGAAAACGCTTCTGGGTCTCGGTTTCCTGCGGTCAGATTTCACGCGGTCAACCAGTGAGTTCTCCGGTGGCTGGCGCATGCGCATTGAACTGGCCAAGATCTTGTTGCAGAAGCCTGATTTGATTTTGCTGGATGAGCCCACCAACCACTTAGACATTGAATCTGTGCAGTGGCTGGAAGATTTCTTGGTGAACAACGCCAAGGCCGTGATTGTGATTTCGCACGACAAGACCTTTGTGGACAACATCACCAACCGCACCATTGAGGTGACCATGGGCCGCATCTATGACTATAAAGTAAACTACAGCCAGTATTTACAGTTGCGCAAAGAACGCCGCGAGCAGCAGCAGCGTCAGTTTGAAGACCAGGCCAAAGAGATAGCTGATATTCAGGGCTTTATTGACCGGTTCAAAGGCACGTATTCCAAGACCTTGCAGGTACAGTCACGGGTGAAGATGCTAGAGAAGATTGAGATTATTCAGGTAGACGAAGTAGATACCAGCGCCTTAAACCTCAAGTTTCCGCCGGCGCCGCGCTCCGGTAATTACCCGGTAATTGTAGAGGAACTCACCAAAAAATACGGCGACCATACCGTGTTCAAAGATGCGTCGCTCACCATTGAACGCGGCGAAAAGATTGCGTTTGTGGGCAAGAACGGCGAAGGAAAATCTACGCTCATCAAAGCCATTATGGGCGAGATTGACTATGAAGGCAAGCTGCAGCTGGGGCATAACTGTATGATTGGCTACTTCGCGCAGAACCAGGCTTCTTTGCTGGATGGCGAGCTCACCATTTTCCAGACCATTGACCAGATTGCCGTGGGCGACATGCGCACGCGTATCAAAGATTTGCTAGGTGCCTTCATGTTCAGCGGCGATGCCGTAGAGAAGAAAGTAAAAATGCTTTCCGGTGGGGAGAAAACGCGTCTAGCCATGATCAAGCTGCTCTTACAACCCGTGAACCTGCTCATTCTGGATGAGCCCACCAACCACCTGGACATCAAAACCAAAGACATACTCAAAGACGCTCTCAAATCCTTCGACGGTACGTTGATCCTGGTTTCCCACGACCGTGATTTCCTGGACGGTTTGGCTACCAAAGTATTTGAGTTCGGGAACAAGCGCATACGGGAGCACTTTGAGGACATCAACGGGTTCCTGCGCAACAAGAAAATGGAGAACCTGCGCGAGATTGAACGTACCGTGGCGAAGTAG